A window of the Bufo gargarizans isolate SCDJY-AF-19 chromosome 1, ASM1485885v1, whole genome shotgun sequence genome harbors these coding sequences:
- the LOC122931064 gene encoding leucine-rich repeat neuronal protein 1-like, whose protein sequence is MSPQMVAMACRKLLVLTYYKLLIGFLITSLTGSEANECPQLCVCGNRPWFTPQSTYREAKTVDCNDLRLTKIPANLSADTQVLLLQSNNIERTNGELQQLVNLTELDLSQNNITSIQDVGLANLSQLTTLHLEENQVFEMTDYCLQDLTNLEELYINHNQLSSISPSAFAGLRSLLRLHLNSNKLRIIDSRWFDSTPILEILMIGENPVIGILDLNFQPLRSLRSLVLAGMYLSDIPGNALLGLDNLESLSFYDNKLSQVPQVALQKLPNLKFLDLNKNPIRKIQEGDFKNMLRLKELGINNMAELVSIDRYALDNLPELTKLEATNNPKLSYIHRSAFRNVPTLESLMLNNNALNSVYKGTVESLPNLREISIHSNPIRCDCVLHWIGSNQTTIRFMEPLSMFCAFPPEYRGQSVKEALAQDSTAEQCLPMIAQETFPSHLSLDLGMTISLDCRAMAEPEPDIYWVTPMGHKVTTETLSDKYRLGGEGTLQISNVQVEDSGRYTCVAQNSEGADTRVATLRINGTLLDGSQVLRLYVQQTEASSVLVSWKVSSSVLASNLKWSSATMKIDNPHITYTARVPADVHEYNLTHLQPATEYEVCLTVSGLHQQAQRACINVTTKGTSYSLTVTDQETSAALAAVMGSLFALISFASVSVYAAKRFQRKNYRHSLKKYMQKTSSIPLNELYPPLISLWEGDSEKETGTAETKASQVDTTRSYYMW, encoded by the coding sequence ATGTCTCCCCAGATGGTGGCCATGGCCTGTAGGAAACTCCTTGTGTTGACATATTACAAGTTGCTGATTGGATTTCTCATCACTTCTTTAACGGGATCTGAAGCCAACGAATGTCCTCAGCTTTGTGTTTGTGGGAACCGTCCTTGGTTTACTCCACAGTCGACCTACCGCGAGGCCAAAACCGTGGATTGCAATGACCTACGTCTGACCAAGATCCCAGCCAACCTTTCTGCAGACACCCAGGTGCTTCTTCTGCAGAGCAACAACATCGAGCGGACTAATGGAGAACTTCAGCAGCTGGTGAACCTCACGGAGCTTGATCTTTCCCAGAATAACATCACCTCCATTCAAGATGTGGGTCTGGCCAATCTCAGCCAGCTCACCACTCTGCACCTGGAGGAGAACCAAGTCTTCGAAATGACTGACTACTGTCTTCAAGACTTGACCAACCTTGAGGAACTCTACATCAACCACAACCAGCTCAGCTCCATCTCACCTAGTGCCTTTGCTGGACTGCGCAGTTTACTCCGCCTGCACCTAAATTCAAATAAATTGCGGATTATTGACAGTCGCTGGTTTGATTCCACCCCTATCTTGGAGATCCTAATGATTGGTGAAAACCCAGTCATCGGTATATTGGATCTAAATTTCCAACCACTGAGAAGTTTGAGGAGCTTAGTCTTGGCCGGCATGTACCTTAGTGACATTCCAGGGAACGCTTTGTTGGGGTTGGATAATCTGGAGAGTTTATCCTTCTATGACAATAAGCTCAGTCAAGTTCCCCAGGTGGCTCTACAAAAACTTCCGAACCTCAAGTTTTTGGACCTTAATAAAAATCCCATCAGAAAGATTCAGGAAGGAGACTTCAAGAACATGTTACGCCTGAAGGAGCTGGGGATCAACAACATGGCAGAGCTTGTATCTATAGACCGCTACGCTCTAGACAATCTCCCAGAGTTAACGAAGCTTGAAGCTACAAACAATCCGAAACTGTCCTATATCCACCGATCCGCCTTCCGTAATGTGCCTACCCTGGAGAGCTTGATGCTAAATAATAATGCTCTGAACTCTGTGTACAAGGGTACGGTGGAATCACTGCCCAATCTGCGGGAAATTAGTATCCACAGTAACCCGATACGTTGTGACTGCGTCTTACACTGGATAGGTTCCAATCAAACCACCATCCGTTTTATGGAGccgctgtccatgttttgcgcATTTCCCCCAGAATATCGAGGCCAGTCTGTGAAGGAGGCCTTGGCTCAGGACTCGACTGCAGAGCAGTGTTTACCCATGATAGCTCAAGAAACCTTCCCCAGCCATCTCAGCCTAGACTTAGGTATGACCATTTCCTTGGATTGCAGAGCAATGGCCGAACCTGAGCCTGATATCTACTGGGTTACCCCCATGGGCCATAAGGTTACCACAGAGACTTTATCTGATAAATATCGCTTGGGCGGGGAAGGGACCCTGCAGATCAGCAATGTGCAGGTGGAGGACTCTGGCCGGTACACCTGTGTGGCACAAAATTCAGAAGGGGCAGACACCAGGGTGGCAACACTGCGTATAAACGGGACCCTTCTGGATGGTTCTCAGGTTCTCCGGCTTTACGTGCAGCAGACTGAAGCTAGTTCAGTCCTGGTGTCCTGGAAGGTTAGCTCCAGTGTCTTGGCTTCTAACCTGAAGTGGTCTTCAGCCACCATGAAGATTGACAACCCTCACATCACATACACGGCCCGGGTTCCTGCCGACGTCCACGAATACAACCTGACCCATCTCCAACCCGCCACCGAGTACGAAGTGTGTCTGACGGTATCTGGTCTACATCAACAAGCTCAGCGAGCCTGCATTAATGTCACCACCAAGGGCACGTCCTACTCATTGACCGTCACCGACCAGGAGACCAGCGCGGCCCTGGCTGCCGTTATGGGGTCTCTTTTTGCCCTCATCAGTTTTGCTTCGGTTTCTGTTTACGCAGCAAAAAGATTCCAGAGGAAAAACTATCGTCATTCCCTGAAGAAGTACATGCAGAAGACATCTTCCATCCCACTGAACGAGCTGTACCCCCCACTCATCAGCCTGTGGGAGGGGGACAGTGAGAAGGAGACGGGGACTGCGGAGACCAAAGCCTCCCAGGTGGACACGACCCGGAGCTATTACATGTGGTAA